atcataactcgctgaatacatAACTGATTTTcacgttttttttctttctacaaacgtcatatatgtaggcatgataccggacacacGATTCGGCGTATTTGAATATTCATAGTAGacttaacagcaatagaatattctggtatttgatagcctatatgttatgtatgataggtattttgcaaaagtcacacgatatataatgtaggctaatatatacacacacacacacacacacacacacacacacacacacacacacacacacacaaaaaaacactaatggtctatatgatagagaagcagaagcagattgtgtaggcctactactcagctattttaataagttgaaaaatgaagaaacaataatacattatacatagacagaagttatatatcagtaaaatgaatatctatgtcagaaaaaatgaaaatctacatctatataaaaaatgtaaattttcaagttaaacacaagaacatgacaccaccccgccccaaaccatatttacacaaagttgctcatgaaAGTTTAAATGAGCTAAAAGCCCTGAAACAGGACTGTTTTGCAGAGCTTCTTTCTCGTGCTCCCTTTCTGCAGGTCAAGAGAGGTGAGTTTGGCAATGTGGTGTAGTCTTATTTTCAGAAACACAGACACAACCAATGACAACAAGTCGGAATAATGGTTGTCGATGCCAAACTGCGTCTCCTCAATGTGTTCCCCAAGCTGAAAAACATCCTCCGTTCCAATCTCCTCCCGGACGATGTAGGTGACTGTCGACACCTTTGGAGCTTGCCTTGTTGAAGCTTGGCGAATCaccctctctgcagctctcagCACCTTCACTGTGCCTTGTGATGGAATCACTAGGCCACCGTTGTTTTTCAGGGCTAGAAGGTGGTAGCTCTCATCAAATGATGAAGGTACAGCATCTCTGACCAAGCTTGCACGGCACACATCACAGGACAGCTTTCGCAGAATCTGCCGGACTACAAATCCTGCAATGTAGACCAGCACATTTTCCACCAGACCACCAAACCGAGTGGGAAGATAGCTGTGGTCACTCACAACAGCCGAAATGTTGGCGAATGGAGATGGGTGCTCTTCAGCAGTTTCAGCAGAGGACATCTCTACCGCAGACAGGGACACAGTGTGATCTTGGGCTGCCACGTTGCCTGTCTCACTAGGTGAAACACCACACCGAACCATCAGACGGTGGAAGATGGCCTGGAACTGGCGTGCAGATGGATTGTTATTCCAGCCACCTTGTATGGAAAACAGGcacacaatacatacattacTCATAAGTCATTTTCAGAATGTATTGCAATTAAAAGAACATCAACCCTACCTGACGCTCTGATGGAAATAAATAGGAGCTCCAAGTGATCCTGGCTGAACCTGTAGGTGAGGACATACCGCTGAACTTGGAGCAGTTCAGGAATCATCAGCATCAACGTGTCGATGTTAATGACAAATCCGATGACTGACAAGTACctgcaaaagaaaaacatgttattaCTCTGATCATGGCAAAACATATACAGTATACTTGTAGGACACTTAGCCAACTAGGAACAATGTAATTGCAGAACTGGGATAACTTGAGAACAAGAACACATGCAAGAACACATGCAATACATACCATTTTGACACCTACATGTGCTTGATGTTGTGTAATACGTACCATTAGAAGCATCTGGGATCTCAAAAACACTGAATACAAGATCATTTAAATAGAAACAAAACTGCAgattgaaaaacattgaaacaagAGAACATCATTTCAACATACATACCCTCCTTCTGACACCTGCAAAACTTGATGTTGTGTAATACATACCATTTAGAAGCATCTGGGACCTCAAAAACAATGAATACAAGATCACTCCAACAAACAAAAGTGAACacagaaaaacattgaaataaaagAGCATCATGTTAGCAGACAAAACTAAAGGAAAACACATTGTAACAGTAGCATCATATGAACCTGATGTAGAGAACAGAGCATCTTATGAACTCGATGCATAACGGAACAGAGTATCGTTGAACTCATGTCGTGAACTTTTCATGCATGAATAACAAGCACTATTTTAATAGACCTCTTAGATCGGTGAAGTGGTGTTCCATCTTTTGTCACCAAAGTGAGCAAGTACTCCCTGGCTCTTGACAAAAATGCTTTCCTCTCCATCcaattcaaagcacccaagggagATTTGAATCCTTTGGCACGAGGATTGCGTCCATTCATTGTATCAAACAGCCTGTCAATCATCTATAAAGAAATATCGGCATCTAAATCACTATCATTACAGTGTTTCATTAGGTATCAGATAGTTGTAATCAATACTCATCTATTCAAGACATAAAGAGAACAGAGTACTTATTTCTAAACTGTATGTTCAACGTGCAACATGCAAACTTAGTATTTGCTTTACTTCCTTCTCTCCATAGGCTGCTTTGTGCTACAGCAAATTTCACACAGAGCTTTACCACTCTAACATGTGTGAAGGTTTGTGTAAGGTTATATACAAACTTTTGTATTTATGAATATGCAATATCACGGTTCATGAAAATATTTGCATGTTGAACTTAGAGAATTATCAACAAATTGTTCCTGATGCTCAAATCACATTTTGatcaattatttaaaaacaaacacgtACTTGGTTCTATAATCACTAACTGTTTACCTCAATGAATTCTGCCGTTGCCTCACAGCCTTTGAACTGAGAGTACCTCAGATCCCTCACTGTGTGGAGAGCAACTGACACGGAGCGACTCAGTGTTTGTGCAGCCAGGGACACCCTCATCTTGTGGTTCTCAAAGTAGACATGTTTGTCTGTGATTTTATTGGCAGCATGCAGTCCGTCTTTTTTTTGCACATCATTGAGATGATTGATTAACGTCCACTTGATCTGTCCGGTGGTCGTTGCAATTGGACTGTATGCCTGCAGAGAAAGATTCAGTCACTGCTCAAACAAGTACAAACAGCAAAATGTTGATCATCACGTCCAGCCATAACGTGCAAATGAACAGACAACAATATTTAGATACAACTTTTAGCAGAAGAGACATAACTTGTACAAATAGATCTACAACAATCATCATTTACCTGCAACATATTACGTGCCAACTTCAGCATGTGGCATGCATCCATCATTACAAATACTTTGTCGCCAGTCGAGGGATGCGGGGAAACTGGTTTTAAGTGGCTCCTGTGGGTTTCCCTTCAGCTCACACCCAAGTTGGTTGCACATGCTGACGTTGGAGGCATGCCCATCCATCGTGACAGATAccacccgaatgccccgtgcatgcagctcctccaaagcatgactgagaaggaccctttgtgtttcaggtgatagagacttcgtcaggtaatatgcaatgggagccttccaatgtccttgtaggccaaccaccatgaacaccagagcctcagtagcaacatcggtctcattgtttccatcacccatgtctacaaaaccagacattgactggttatgtggattatattgcacatgtttcctgatggccatgtcatccaacatgagtgaaacacatccatattgagcctggtcgtcctggcatcttctctccagcatatccagcatcatcttgttcaggccaggcttgccatccaccgaacacagccaccttgtaaaaaaaaaaattgagaagtagctatttaacgtatttgcaaccgtaatttccaaaaatgaaattgaaacaacattaagactacctttgTTAATGTATGTGGATGAGGGAGGGGAAGATTTttagtctctctgaggtatttgtatgcctttggaccatgtagatggagAGTGAGGGCAAACTCTCTGTGGTCCTTtgagtactcatggccctgctttgccttgaagtctatttgaagatctgaaattgtatgagacattttttataagtcccttcatataataacaaaggagtttaataaagagtgtaagagtaagatgtcatgcatttcaaagtgctaattTCATCTTACCCgagtagaaatcaagcctctctttgagttcttcattaatgaggttcttttccctcaaatcccccaaaagactcctcactgtggtctctgccctcttttctctagccatggcattcttcctctctcgctcgagactctccactcttgctaaagcttcattgagtctggccttaagagcagtaggagaagcaggcgagacatcgctatgatcctagaaagagggatgaacatggtttgagtgatgtttcacttcacacacatcactttgacacaactagagtatggcccacattctttcttatagtcatcacctgtcaaagccactgccagcatcatgcgtgtgtgtgtgtgtgtgtgtgtgtgtgtgtgtgtgtgtgtgcacacgtgtgtgagtgagtgagtgtgccaggaatgcatgttcaacatgtcttcaattgtgtgtgtatgggtttatttgtgagtgtgtttaatatgagtgtcaacaaacaagagagatttgactttgtctaggacccttatgatatgatgttgaaaatagaaatactcacatcattaggctgaggttgtgagtgtgaggttgaagcttctgggtcgtcctgaggggccacagacaggctctcttcagcttttctggaagtagacgtagtcctgcccttttcCAGCTAAAATGAAGAAGCAGAATACTTgaaaagaacacacacacacacacacacacacacacacacacacacacacacacacacacacacactacacacacacacacacacacacacacaccactaccacacacacacacacacacacacacacacacacacaacacacacacaccacacacacacacacacacacacacacacacacacacacacacacacacacacacacacacacacacaacacacacacacaccacacaacacacacacacacacaccacacacacacacacacacacacacacacacacacacacacacacacacatttcaccctgccctgttattgataatagaatatttacatGTATGAATGCTATTAGCTttatgatgatacacctactctttggaggtgaaccgggaagctgaagatggagggaataacaccatctctgagtcggacaatctgtcctgtcctgtcaaactcgtcctgcttacaatgctcactgcaaatcacggatgactcg
Above is a window of Pseudochaenichthys georgianus chromosome 1, fPseGeo1.2, whole genome shotgun sequence DNA encoding:
- the LOC117451655 gene encoding THAP domain-containing protein 6-like, whose protein sequence is MPEHCAGVLLCKSADDCEQGVGGLLFTSSQRQRYEEEVEVALRREGFTASESSVICSEHCKQDEFDRTGQIVRLRDGVIPSIFSFPVHLQRLEKGRTTSTSRKAEESLSVAPQDDPEASTSHSQPQPNDDHSDVSPASPTALKARLNEALARVESLERERKNAMAREKRAETTVRSLLGDLREKNLINEELKERLDFYSDLQIDFKAKQGHEYSKDHREFALTLHLHGPKAYKYLRETKNLPLPHPHTLTKVVLMLFQFHFWKLRLQIR